The proteins below are encoded in one region of Triticum aestivum cultivar Chinese Spring chromosome 1B, IWGSC CS RefSeq v2.1, whole genome shotgun sequence:
- the LOC123123084 gene encoding uncharacterized protein isoform X3 produces the protein MLPSSTRHRLKVTVAAADLLPIPLHHRCPLCPSPGIQLWPSLCFLPFLIISSTTQRWPRCGQSAEIGRKGPTVVPRGMKQRRHRSFPAQALHYRAVGGRKDIVRQELMVRCTARGGGGSTSLTRSIALHLCISNV, from the exons ATGCTCCCCTCCTCTACACGTCATCGCCTGAAGGTCACTGTTGCCGCCGCCGATTTACTCCCCATTCCTCTCCACCATCGGTGTCCATTGTGTCCGTCTCCAGGGATCCAACTATGGCCGTCGCTTTGTTTCCTTCCTTTTCTGATCATCTCGTCCACAACGCAGCGGTGGCCGCGGTGCGGACAATCGGCGGAAATAGGTAGGAAAGGCCCGACAGTGGTGCCACGCGGGATGAAGCAACGGCGGCACAGGAGCTTCCCGGCGCAG GCTTTGCACTACAGAGCAGTTGGTGGTAGGAAGGACATAGTTCGCCAAGAACTTATGGTTAGGTGTacggcgagaggaggaggaggaagcactTCTTTGACAAGATCCATAGCTCTCCACCTCTGTATTTCCAATG TGTAG
- the LOC123123084 gene encoding uncharacterized protein isoform X1 → MLPSSTRHRLKVTVAAADLLPIPLHHRCPLCPSPGIQLWPSLCFLPFLIISSTTQRWPRCGQSAEIGRKGPTVVPRGMKQRRHRSFPAQALHYRAVGGRKDIVRQELMVRCTARGGGGSTSLTRSIALHLCISNVYISDRRVMGADTAADTSRAKRSQRDGQALQAHSHCLLAKIR, encoded by the exons ATGCTCCCCTCCTCTACACGTCATCGCCTGAAGGTCACTGTTGCCGCCGCCGATTTACTCCCCATTCCTCTCCACCATCGGTGTCCATTGTGTCCGTCTCCAGGGATCCAACTATGGCCGTCGCTTTGTTTCCTTCCTTTTCTGATCATCTCGTCCACAACGCAGCGGTGGCCGCGGTGCGGACAATCGGCGGAAATAGGTAGGAAAGGCCCGACAGTGGTGCCACGCGGGATGAAGCAACGGCGGCACAGGAGCTTCCCGGCGCAG GCTTTGCACTACAGAGCAGTTGGTGGTAGGAAGGACATAGTTCGCCAAGAACTTATGGTTAGGTGTacggcgagaggaggaggaggaagcactTCTTTGACAAGATCCATAGCTCTCCACCTCTGTATTTCCAATG TATATATCTCAGATCGGCGTGTCATGGGAGCGGATACGGCGGCAGACACAAGTAGAGCAAAGCGAAGCCAGCGCGATGGCCAGGCCCTCCAAGCACACAGCCACTGCCTCCTCGCCAAGATACGCTAG
- the LOC123123084 gene encoding uncharacterized protein isoform X2, protein MLPSSTRHRLKVTVAAADLLPIPLHHRCPLCPSPGIQLWPSLCFLPFLIISSTTQRWPRCGQSAEIGRKGPTVVPRGMKQRRHRSFPAQALHYRAVGGRKDIVRQELMVRCTARGGGGSTSLTRSIALHLCISNDRRVMGADTAADTSRAKRSQRDGQALQAHSHCLLAKIR, encoded by the exons ATGCTCCCCTCCTCTACACGTCATCGCCTGAAGGTCACTGTTGCCGCCGCCGATTTACTCCCCATTCCTCTCCACCATCGGTGTCCATTGTGTCCGTCTCCAGGGATCCAACTATGGCCGTCGCTTTGTTTCCTTCCTTTTCTGATCATCTCGTCCACAACGCAGCGGTGGCCGCGGTGCGGACAATCGGCGGAAATAGGTAGGAAAGGCCCGACAGTGGTGCCACGCGGGATGAAGCAACGGCGGCACAGGAGCTTCCCGGCGCAG GCTTTGCACTACAGAGCAGTTGGTGGTAGGAAGGACATAGTTCGCCAAGAACTTATGGTTAGGTGTacggcgagaggaggaggaggaagcactTCTTTGACAAGATCCATAGCTCTCCACCTCTGTATTTCCAATG ATCGGCGTGTCATGGGAGCGGATACGGCGGCAGACACAAGTAGAGCAAAGCGAAGCCAGCGCGATGGCCAGGCCCTCCAAGCACACAGCCACTGCCTCCTCGCCAAGATACGCTAG